A region from the Arcanobacterium buesumense genome encodes:
- a CDS encoding spermidine synthase — protein sequence MARKPTSEIIQTSMSTLRIETRDTIRTLFIDDVESSAIDLSDPTYLEFEYMQHISVAVTATYQPPASLRILHLGGAGCALARCFAAQYPQSRQLAIEIDPELALVAREHFDLPSSPELRIRTQDARQTLETNKGSWHVIIRDAFAGGQVPAHLATSQAYASAGRLLREDGVYCVNIAGQHGLVPLYREVQSARETFAHITAIADPAIVKKRRMGNIVLLASHHPIDTANIDRNLRALAMPARLIPQEQIERQAIGHPPFTDEEAGWQTD from the coding sequence ATGGCACGCAAACCTACCAGTGAAATCATTCAAACATCAATGTCGACTTTGCGTATTGAAACTCGCGATACTATACGTACCCTTTTTATCGATGACGTTGAATCTTCGGCTATCGATTTATCCGATCCAACTTATCTTGAATTTGAGTACATGCAACATATTTCTGTTGCCGTCACCGCCACCTATCAGCCCCCTGCCAGTCTTCGGATTTTACATTTGGGCGGGGCTGGTTGCGCCTTAGCTCGCTGTTTCGCAGCCCAGTACCCGCAGTCTCGGCAATTGGCAATCGAAATTGATCCAGAACTTGCCTTAGTTGCGCGGGAACATTTTGATCTTCCTTCTTCCCCCGAATTACGGATTCGTACCCAAGATGCCCGGCAGACCTTAGAAACTAATAAGGGAAGCTGGCACGTCATCATTCGTGACGCATTCGCAGGCGGTCAAGTTCCTGCTCATCTAGCAACCAGCCAAGCCTACGCTAGTGCCGGACGGCTATTGCGTGAAGACGGTGTATATTGCGTGAATATTGCCGGTCAGCACGGGTTAGTCCCGCTCTATCGTGAAGTTCAATCTGCTCGCGAAACATTTGCCCATATAACGGCAATTGCGGATCCAGCTATTGTGAAAAAACGCCGCATGGGCAACATTGTTTTACTCGCAAGCCATCATCCGATTGATACAGCCAATATCGATCGCAACCTTCGCGCGTTAGCCATGCCAGCTCGCTTAATTCCGCAAGAACAAATCGAACGGCAAGCTATTGGGCATCCGCCTTTCACAGATGAGGAAGCCGGGTGGCAAACTGATTAA
- a CDS encoding HelD family protein: protein MTNQTTQTKAIAEEQDFVYQAYDALDTQVNYYGEQLKKVRAQGGGGTPGQVSERDSFASHYEDNLTRLRNVENRLVLGRLDTNDGAIVRIGRTTLRNSDNDIILTDWRAPQSEPFYQATAAHPGNIRRRRHIQTRLREVIGVEDELLTDAGADSADLNLTGEGALFAAMSKARDGRMGDIVATIQTEQDRIIRSDVNGILVVQGGPGTGKTAVALHRAAYLLYTHRERLARSGVLIIGPSPIFLRYIDQVLPALGESDVVSTTVDDLLPHVRVSATEPANVAKLKGDRRWAEFAQRAVRRIVEKPRRETAYIVITGKKLKLTPDMVEAAQRRARRTNKPHNQARDTYAKYLVEQLAQQLAQQLEVDLGHNDFLYGDIIESIDARREINLHWLPSSATALLARIYHYPELLARIAPELTEEERALLRRDRSAGFTRADIPILDELAEHLGEFSSSAELAQEQALEQQRRRHQAYVADTMNAMDLGGGIVRANDVAERLYGDTSGDTLAERAAADRTWTYGHVVVDEAQELSDMQWRMIARRNPARSMTIVGDVDQRPQGAPQGGWAQALGTLGEFSRIDELTMSYRTPASLLQRATDLMADLGHPVRPVQAVRDLPDTYAYDLTESDSLTTVLIERIAHESELLDTQYGSEHGTLAIIADTDQLRDVKETVFAAQQLSRWGIDRTGSDVSQRIHVMSARESKGLEFDTVIVVNPLVIGERGPGDLYVAMTRATRRMVVVTDAQLPPSLR, encoded by the coding sequence GTGACGAATCAAACGACGCAGACCAAAGCAATTGCCGAAGAACAAGATTTTGTTTACCAAGCATATGATGCGCTTGATACTCAAGTAAATTATTACGGTGAGCAACTAAAGAAAGTTCGCGCGCAAGGTGGCGGGGGTACTCCGGGCCAAGTATCCGAACGTGATTCATTCGCCAGTCACTACGAAGATAATCTAACCCGCCTACGAAATGTTGAAAACCGACTAGTTCTCGGCCGTCTAGACACTAATGACGGCGCGATTGTTCGGATTGGACGAACCACATTACGCAATAGCGATAATGACATTATCCTCACCGATTGGCGAGCACCGCAATCCGAACCTTTTTATCAAGCTACTGCAGCCCATCCGGGTAATATTCGCCGTCGTCGACACATCCAAACGCGGTTGCGCGAAGTAATTGGCGTCGAAGATGAACTCTTAACTGATGCCGGTGCAGATTCTGCTGATCTTAACCTCACCGGAGAAGGCGCACTATTTGCTGCTATGAGTAAAGCACGCGATGGGCGAATGGGTGATATCGTCGCAACCATCCAAACTGAACAAGACCGAATTATTCGCTCTGATGTCAACGGAATCCTCGTAGTTCAAGGTGGACCAGGAACCGGTAAAACTGCAGTAGCTCTTCACCGGGCAGCTTACCTTCTCTACACCCACCGCGAGCGCCTTGCCCGATCAGGAGTTCTTATTATTGGCCCTTCGCCAATTTTCTTAAGGTACATCGATCAAGTACTCCCCGCTCTTGGCGAATCCGACGTCGTTTCAACCACTGTTGACGATCTGTTACCACATGTGCGTGTTAGCGCAACAGAACCCGCCAACGTCGCCAAACTCAAAGGTGATAGGAGGTGGGCAGAATTCGCACAGCGCGCTGTCCGCCGAATTGTTGAAAAACCGCGCCGCGAAACCGCATATATCGTTATTACTGGTAAGAAACTCAAACTGACACCAGATATGGTCGAAGCCGCTCAGCGTCGCGCCCGGCGAACTAACAAACCTCACAATCAAGCTCGCGACACCTATGCCAAGTACCTAGTCGAACAGCTCGCTCAACAACTCGCCCAACAACTTGAGGTTGATCTTGGACATAACGATTTCTTATATGGCGATATTATCGAATCCATTGATGCCCGCCGGGAAATTAATCTTCATTGGTTGCCAAGCTCAGCTACTGCCCTGCTCGCACGTATTTATCATTACCCCGAGCTACTAGCACGTATCGCACCAGAACTAACCGAAGAAGAACGTGCCCTGTTGCGCCGCGATAGGTCTGCAGGTTTTACTCGTGCAGATATTCCAATTCTCGATGAACTCGCCGAACACTTAGGTGAGTTTTCTTCCAGCGCCGAATTGGCTCAAGAACAAGCTCTCGAGCAACAACGTCGCCGCCATCAAGCCTACGTTGCTGACACTATGAACGCGATGGACCTCGGTGGCGGGATCGTCCGTGCTAATGATGTGGCTGAACGTCTTTATGGCGATACGTCAGGAGATACCTTGGCTGAACGCGCTGCCGCGGATCGCACTTGGACCTATGGCCACGTCGTCGTCGATGAAGCTCAAGAATTATCTGATATGCAGTGGCGAATGATTGCACGACGCAATCCAGCCCGATCAATGACCATTGTCGGGGATGTTGACCAACGTCCACAAGGCGCCCCGCAAGGTGGTTGGGCCCAGGCACTCGGTACACTAGGCGAATTTAGCCGAATTGACGAATTAACAATGTCGTACCGAACACCAGCATCACTTCTCCAACGCGCTACTGATCTTATGGCTGACCTTGGCCATCCCGTACGCCCGGTCCAAGCAGTACGTGATCTTCCCGATACCTACGCATATGACCTCACTGAAAGTGACTCTTTAACCACAGTACTCATCGAACGAATTGCTCATGAATCCGAACTCTTAGATACCCAATATGGCTCTGAGCATGGCACCTTGGCCATTATTGCCGACACCGATCAACTTCGTGATGTTAAAGAAACAGTTTTCGCAGCTCAACAATTATCTCGGTGGGGCATTGATCGGACTGGATCCGATGTATCTCAACGTATCCACGTTATGAGCGCTCGCGAGTCCAAGGGGCTGGAATTCGATACTGTCATTGTGGTCAACCCATTGGTCATTGGCGAGCGCGGACCGGGTGATTTGTATGTGGCAATGACCCGCGCCACGAGGCGCATGGTGGTAGTTACTGACGCGCAACTACCACCTTCCTTAAGATAA
- a CDS encoding PAC2 family protein, with protein MLNYARYAENLGELKVPTLVIALVDHLVDPGAIGQAVNACIDLLDSVEVAAFDSDPLYDYRAQRPIVTYNDGVLSSSAEPGMSLDLVTDVNGQTFLFLHGTEPDFHWPRLTADVMEIMGKLGVEKVFSIHGMPAPIPHTRPADMLIRTTTHVDNPAVVRGQVTHPASLSDYIEYQLGQSGYQAINIRVRVPLYMSRSDMPFFSGALAVVRQLAALGGPTIPLGDLEQHEDQQGLELANIAQQDDQFAAMVAQFEEEYDSSEQGFVKTHDETGPLPTSEEIGAAVEKFLAMQNSNPLEGVRPVQEPPQKTKAKDADAQDFRTHLRNSLAQLFNRKQED; from the coding sequence ATGTTGAATTACGCCAGATATGCAGAGAACCTAGGCGAACTTAAAGTTCCTACCCTGGTTATTGCCCTAGTTGATCATCTGGTTGATCCGGGTGCTATTGGTCAGGCAGTTAATGCGTGTATCGACTTATTGGATTCTGTCGAGGTAGCTGCCTTTGATTCTGATCCGCTTTATGATTATCGCGCTCAACGCCCTATCGTGACGTACAACGATGGTGTTCTCTCATCTAGTGCAGAACCAGGAATGTCACTCGATCTTGTGACTGATGTTAATGGTCAAACATTCCTTTTCCTCCACGGAACTGAACCCGATTTCCACTGGCCGCGATTAACCGCAGACGTTATGGAGATTATGGGGAAACTCGGTGTGGAAAAAGTCTTTTCGATCCATGGAATGCCGGCACCAATTCCGCATACGCGCCCGGCAGATATGCTCATTAGAACGACGACACATGTTGATAACCCAGCTGTTGTCCGCGGGCAAGTCACTCACCCAGCGTCGTTATCTGACTATATCGAATATCAACTAGGACAAAGCGGGTATCAGGCGATAAATATTCGGGTGCGCGTACCACTATATATGTCTCGTTCAGATATGCCTTTCTTCTCTGGTGCGCTCGCGGTAGTACGTCAGTTAGCAGCTCTCGGCGGGCCAACGATCCCGCTGGGCGATCTGGAACAGCATGAAGATCAGCAAGGGCTAGAACTGGCAAATATTGCTCAGCAAGATGATCAGTTTGCTGCGATGGTGGCCCAGTTTGAAGAAGAATATGATTCTTCGGAACAAGGGTTTGTTAAAACTCATGACGAGACTGGGCCGTTGCCTACTTCGGAAGAAATTGGTGCCGCGGTAGAAAAGTTCTTAGCGATGCAAAACTCCAATCCGCTGGAAGGTGTTCGCCCGGTTCAAGAGCCGCCGCAAAAAACGAAGGCTAAAGATGCCGATGCTCAAGATTTTCGTACTCATTTGCGAAATTCTCTTGCTCAACTTTTTAATCGTAAGCAAGAAGATTAA
- the dinB gene encoding DNA polymerase IV codes for MSRAPRSSAARRFWGDDDSQTPIMHMDLDAFFVSVELIERPELVGRPVAVGGQERGVISAASYEAREFGVNSAMPVGQAKRRCPQLIILPPNHEKYEEISRRVMDFLRTITPLVEQLSVDEAFLDVAGARKLFGSPVRIGHYIRRHIQETEGIVASIGIAASKHVAKIASAHAKPDGLLLVPRDRTLDFLHTLPVGALWGVGEKTRENLAKRGITHVADIVTIGQQRLSAIVGQANGQHLYNLALGQDNRRVEPQREEKSISREQTFFEPIMTSSQAHKVLLYQSHDVASRLRAHGSYSRTLSLKVRYSDFSTLTRSITLGAPTNTGADVYEAVCALFDQLYAEGRGIRLLGVRAGQLSRYDGGVQLTLGDDGRRSKAEEAMDLVRAKYGRSVLKHGSLLEKDSEV; via the coding sequence ATGTCACGTGCACCGCGTTCTTCTGCTGCCCGGCGATTTTGGGGTGACGACGATTCGCAAACTCCAATCATGCATATGGACCTAGACGCCTTCTTTGTATCTGTTGAACTTATTGAACGGCCTGAGCTCGTTGGTCGGCCAGTTGCTGTTGGCGGCCAAGAACGTGGTGTTATTTCGGCTGCCTCATATGAAGCGCGTGAATTTGGAGTTAATTCTGCCATGCCGGTAGGACAGGCTAAACGGCGGTGTCCGCAACTGATAATCTTGCCGCCGAATCATGAAAAGTATGAGGAAATATCACGACGAGTGATGGATTTTTTGCGCACAATCACTCCGCTTGTTGAACAGCTTTCCGTTGATGAAGCGTTCCTTGATGTGGCCGGTGCCAGAAAGTTGTTTGGTAGTCCAGTTCGTATTGGTCACTATATTCGTCGCCATATTCAAGAAACTGAAGGTATTGTTGCTTCGATCGGTATAGCCGCAAGTAAGCATGTAGCAAAGATCGCTTCGGCCCACGCTAAGCCCGATGGGCTTTTGCTTGTCCCGCGGGATCGGACACTTGATTTTCTCCATACTCTGCCAGTAGGTGCACTGTGGGGCGTGGGAGAGAAGACTCGAGAAAATTTAGCCAAGCGTGGAATTACTCATGTGGCAGATATTGTTACCATTGGTCAGCAACGGTTGAGCGCTATCGTCGGGCAGGCTAATGGACAACATCTTTACAATTTAGCCCTAGGCCAAGATAACCGCCGCGTTGAACCTCAGCGCGAAGAAAAATCGATATCGCGTGAACAAACTTTTTTTGAACCGATTATGACTAGTTCGCAGGCTCATAAAGTTCTCTTATACCAATCTCATGATGTTGCTTCTCGGTTGCGAGCACACGGTAGTTATTCTAGAACGCTATCTTTGAAAGTTCGGTACTCAGATTTTTCTACCCTTACTCGTTCGATTACCTTGGGAGCGCCAACTAATACTGGGGCAGATGTGTACGAAGCTGTGTGTGCTTTATTCGATCAACTGTACGCCGAAGGGCGGGGAATTCGGTTATTAGGTGTTCGTGCTGGTCAGCTTTCTCGTTACGATGGTGGTGTACAACTGACCTTAGGTGACGATGGGCGGCGTTCGAAAGCTGAAGAGGCGATGGATTTAGTGCGTGCCAAATATGGGCGAAGTGTGTTGAAACACGGTTCACTATTGGAAAAAGATTCGGAAGTTTAG
- the mraZ gene encoding division/cell wall cluster transcriptional repressor MraZ, whose translation MFLGTYEPRLDDKGRLILPAKFRDQLANGLVITRGQEHCLYVFPYAEFENILERLRQAPMTSKEARTYTRVFLSGANDQVPDKQGRITLPAMLRSYAGLERDLAVIGSGDHVEIWDAKAWETFLTTSEDEFADREDELIPGVF comes from the coding sequence ATGTTCCTTGGTACATACGAGCCACGGCTAGATGACAAGGGGCGTCTGATCCTGCCTGCCAAGTTTCGTGATCAATTAGCAAATGGTCTCGTCATTACACGAGGTCAAGAGCATTGCTTGTACGTGTTTCCATATGCTGAATTTGAAAACATTTTGGAACGCTTACGGCAAGCACCGATGACTTCAAAGGAAGCGCGAACATACACTCGCGTATTTCTGTCAGGCGCTAATGATCAGGTTCCTGATAAGCAAGGACGAATTACATTGCCGGCAATGCTGCGAAGCTATGCCGGATTGGAGCGCGATCTTGCAGTTATCGGATCTGGTGATCACGTAGAGATTTGGGACGCTAAGGCGTGGGAGACCTTCTTAACAACGAGTGAAGATGAATTTGCTGATCGAGAAGACGAACTAATTCCAGGCGTTTTCTAG
- a CDS encoding DUF3040 domain-containing protein has protein sequence MALSDYERKMLEQLEAQLKGEDPKLAESLAPEDLHQTRMALSARHLVLGLIAAVSGLGIVAAGVATEFISVGVVGAVVVWLGLMYIIQGMSQVTVETGKASKVHKPTGRQAQDFMERQKRAFEQRRDEGRM, from the coding sequence ATGGCTCTGTCGGATTATGAGCGTAAAATGCTTGAACAACTCGAAGCTCAGCTCAAGGGTGAAGACCCTAAGTTAGCTGAGTCCTTGGCCCCAGAAGATCTTCATCAGACCCGCATGGCGCTTTCTGCACGTCACCTAGTTTTAGGCCTTATTGCGGCTGTTAGTGGCCTGGGGATCGTCGCTGCTGGCGTGGCGACGGAGTTTATATCGGTTGGTGTAGTTGGTGCCGTTGTTGTGTGGCTAGGTTTAATGTACATCATTCAAGGGATGTCTCAAGTCACCGTAGAAACCGGTAAGGCTAGCAAGGTTCATAAGCCTACTGGGCGGCAAGCACAGGACTTTATGGAACGTCAAAAACGAGCGTTCGAACAACGTCGTGATGAAGGACGGATGTAA
- the rsmH gene encoding 16S rRNA (cytosine(1402)-N(4))-methyltransferase RsmH, whose amino-acid sequence MEKKGCVMRVTADNNALHIPVLVQNIIDLFSPAFTNDQPVLIDCTLGMGGHSEALLRAFDNLCIIGIDRDEQAIELASARLAPFGSRFIAVHTTYDDVDLIAEQYGHDGCVDAILMDLGVSSLQLDEVDRGFSYAHDAPLDMRMDTTRGVTAAQLLATASHAELSRILRVYGEEKFASQIARAVVKRRQTSPLERTAELAELVRETIPAPARRKGGNPSKRTFQALRIAVNNELEVLEAAVPRALEALRVGGRIVVESYQSLEDRIVKEAFNVGLISTSPPGLPMELEDHAPYLAPLTRGAQKADPSEQEQNPRSASVRLRAVERLRPTPAHIYQPHRRQGSAL is encoded by the coding sequence ATGGAAAAGAAGGGATGTGTTATGCGAGTAACTGCAGACAATAACGCGTTGCACATTCCTGTGCTAGTGCAAAATATTATTGACCTTTTTTCCCCCGCTTTCACTAATGATCAGCCAGTACTCATCGATTGCACCTTGGGTATGGGGGGGCACAGTGAAGCTCTATTACGTGCCTTTGATAACCTGTGCATCATTGGAATAGACCGTGATGAGCAAGCTATTGAGTTAGCTTCAGCGCGTTTAGCACCATTTGGTTCTCGGTTCATTGCTGTTCACACCACCTACGACGACGTCGATCTCATTGCTGAGCAATATGGTCACGATGGCTGTGTTGATGCTATTTTGATGGATCTCGGAGTATCGTCATTGCAACTAGATGAAGTTGACCGTGGCTTTTCTTATGCTCACGATGCGCCCCTAGATATGCGGATGGATACCACCCGAGGGGTAACTGCAGCTCAACTTCTTGCAACGGCTTCTCATGCTGAACTCTCACGAATTTTACGTGTCTACGGTGAAGAAAAATTTGCTTCCCAGATTGCGCGAGCTGTGGTCAAGCGTCGGCAGACTTCGCCACTAGAACGAACCGCAGAACTTGCTGAGCTCGTCCGTGAGACGATTCCCGCTCCGGCTCGCCGGAAGGGCGGAAATCCTTCCAAGCGCACATTCCAAGCTTTACGTATCGCGGTAAATAATGAACTCGAAGTTCTCGAAGCTGCGGTGCCTAGAGCGTTAGAAGCTCTTCGAGTGGGTGGACGTATCGTCGTCGAATCATACCAATCACTCGAAGACCGCATAGTTAAAGAAGCGTTTAACGTGGGACTAATTTCCACATCGCCGCCAGGTCTGCCTATGGAGTTGGAAGATCACGCACCGTATCTTGCGCCATTAACACGCGGAGCGCAAAAAGCAGATCCTTCTGAACAAGAGCAAAACCCGCGTTCGGCATCAGTGCGCTTACGTGCTGTCGAGCGTTTGCGTCCCACCCCAGCACATATTTATCAGCCCCATCGTCGTCAAGGAAGTGCATTATGA